One Ricinus communis isolate WT05 ecotype wild-type chromosome 2, ASM1957865v1, whole genome shotgun sequence DNA segment encodes these proteins:
- the LOC125369317 gene encoding protein Ycf2-like yields the protein MNYEFNTPCLAERRIFLAYYQTTTYSQTSCGVNSFHFPSHGKPFSLRLALSPSRGILVIGSIGTGRSYLVKYLATNFYLPFITVFLNKFLDNKPKGFLIDDSDDIDVSDDIDRDFDTKLEFLTRMNALTMDMMLEIDRFYITLQFELAKAMSPCIIWIPNIHDLDVNESNYLSIGLLVNYLSRDCERCSTRNILVIASTYIPKKVDPALIAPNKLNTCIKIRRLLIPQQRKHFFTLSYTRGFHLKKKMFHTNGFVSITMGSNVRDLVALTNEALSISITQKKSIIDTNIIRSAIHGQTWDLRSQGKIDSGIMGSFSIDRTDVAQNVFLSNCPIDPISIYMKKKSCNEGDSYLYKWYFKLRTSMKKLTILLYLLSCSAGSVAQDLWSLPGPDEKNGITYYGLVENDSDLVHGLLEVESALVGSSQTEKDCSQFDK from the coding sequence ATGAATTATGAGTTCAATACACCCTGTTTAGCAGAAAGACGGATATTCCTTGCTTATTATCAGACAACCACTTATTCACAAACCTCGTGTGGGGTGAATAGTTTTCATTTTCCATCTCATGGAAAACCCTTTTCGCTCCGCTTAGCCCTATCCCCCTCTAGGGGTATTTTAGTGATAGGTTCTATAGGGACTGGACGATCCTATTTGGTCAAATACCTAGCGACAAACTTCTATCTTCCTTTCATTACAGTATTTCTGAACAAGTTCCTGGATAACAAGCCTAAGGGTTTTCTTATTGATGATAGTGACGATATTGATGTGAGTGACGATATCGACCGTGACTTTGATACGAAGCTGGAGTTTCTAACTAGGATGAATGCGCTAACTATGGATATGATGCTGGAAATAGACCGATTTTATATCACCCTTCAATTCGAATTAGCAAAAGCAATGTCTCCTTGCATAATATGGATTCCAAACATTCATGATCTGGATGTGAATGAGTCGAATTACTTATCCATCGGTCTATTAGTGAACTATCTTTCCAGGGATTGTGAAAGATGTTCCACTAGAAATATTCTTGTTATTGCTTCGACTTATATTCCCAAAAAAGTGGATCCCGCTCTAATAGCTCcgaataaattaaatacatgcaTTAAGATACGAAGGCTTCTTATTCCACAACAACGAAAGCACTTTTTTACTCTTTCATATACTAGGGGATTtcacttgaaaaagaaaatgttccATACTAATGGATTTGTGTCCATAACCATGGGTTCCAATGTACGAGATCTTGTAGCACTTACCAATGAGGCCCTATCAATTAGTATTACACAGAAGAAATCAATTATAGAcactaatataattagatcTGCTATTCATGGACAAACTTGGGATTTGCGATCCCAGGGTAAGATCGATTCGGGGATCATGGGATCCTTTTCTATCGATAGGACGGATGTTGCACAAAATGTATTTCTAAGTAATTGCCCCATAGATCCTATATCTATctatatgaagaagaaatctTGTAACGAAGGGGATTCTTATTTATACAAATGGTACTTCAAACTTAGAACGAGCATGAAGAAATTAACGATacttctttatcttttgagTTGTTCTGCCGGATCGGTTGCTCAAGACCTTTGGTCTCTACCCGGACCCGATGAAAAAAATGGGATCACTTATTATGGACTTGTTGAGAATGATTCTGATCTAGTTCATGGCCTATTAGAAGTAGAAAGCGCTCTAGTGGGATCCTCACAGACAGAAAAAGATTGCAGTCAGTTTGATAAATGA